AGGACATCTTATAATTATATGACAAACTAGAACTTATCTATCCCAATTCCATCTCTGAGGACTTCATATGCAGCTCTAGGTCGTGTTCTCCTCAATCCAGCAGTGAAATGAATCTCTGTTTGTTCACATAAGATAACACTAACTGTTAGAAAAAGGAACATCACCTTTGTTTTCATTCCTTCTATCTCATCTAATTTTCCCTTCTCCAAATGTCCGGTAACTGTACTATTGAACCGTACTATGGATGCATCCTTGTAAGTAATTTCACACATCTCCGGAATATGGACAGTAAGCTTCTTTGTCTCTTCATTAAACTCGTAG
The nucleotide sequence above comes from Lycium barbarum isolate Lr01 chromosome 3, ASM1917538v2, whole genome shotgun sequence. Encoded proteins:
- the LOC132633832 gene encoding uncharacterized protein At5g01610-like — protein: MDSVMNKAGSYLIGQKANKEFSNVTNDLNNLQHSITGGTKKLVNKIKGKVQKPLRELLKEYDIPVGIFPRDATNYEFNEETKKLTVHIPEMCEITYKDASIVRFNSTVTGHLEKGKLDEIEGMKTKVMFLFLTVSVILCEQTEIHFTAGLRRTRPRAAYEVLRDGIGIDKF